A DNA window from Castanea sativa cultivar Marrone di Chiusa Pesio chromosome 7, ASM4071231v1 contains the following coding sequences:
- the LOC142642244 gene encoding deSI-like protein At4g17486 codes for MKSGPKNGWNSIMPLCFRGKSAKRFCMFQKVKSAGCSPGNAPIYLNVYDLTPINGYVYWAGLGIFHSGVEVHGVEYAFGAHDYPTSGVFEVEPRQCPGFKFRKSIFMGTTSLDPIQVREFMERQSANYNGDTYHLIAKNCNHFCDDICYKLTGNPMPKWVNRLARIGSLCNCILPEALKATTVCHDPDFQGYENEKKKLRSAFSCLSSISMHQREVSMSSLFLHSHYKGCLPPWELKRSKTGSLKER; via the exons ATGAAATCTGGACCAAAGAATGGCTGGAACTCTATTATGCCTCTTTGTTTCAGAGGCAAATCAGCCAAACGTTTCTGCATGTTTCAGAAAGTTAAGTCAGCAGGATGTAGTCCAGGCAACGCACCCATCTATCTAAATGTATATGATTTGACACCCATAAATGGATATGTCTATTGGGCAGGCCTTGGTATCTTTCACTCTGGGGTGGAAG TTCATGGTGTTGAATATGCCTTTGGAGCTCATGACTACCCAACGAGTGGTGTCTTTGAGGTTGAGCCTCGGCAGTGCCCTGGCTTCAAGTTTAGGAAGTCAATATTTATGGGGACGACAAGCTTGGATCCTATCCAGGTTAGAGAGTTCATGGAGCGCCAGTCAGCAAACTATAATGGTGATACCTATCACTTGATTGCTAAGAACTGCAATCATTTCTGTGATGATATTTGTTACAAGCTGACAGGGAACCCAATGCCAAAATGGGTGAATCGACTTGCAAGAATAG GTTCACTGTGCAACTGCATACTCCCTGAGGCCCTTAAAGCCACCACTGTATGCCACGACCCTGATTTCCAAGGATATGAGAACGAAAAGAAGAAACTGAGGAGTGCCTTTAGTTGTTTGTCATCAATCTCAATGCATCAAAGGGAAGTATCGATGTCATCGTTGTTTCTACATTCTCACTATAAAGGCTGCTTACCACCATGGGAGTTGAAAAGGTCTAAAACTGGTTCGTTGAAGGAAAGGTGA